The following proteins come from a genomic window of Microbacterium lemovicicum:
- a CDS encoding FBP domain-containing protein, which produces MRPMTESDVRESLANATADELKIVTMPHDFLLTDWDHLDFLAWRDPRAKGRGYVIAELDGQPAGVIVRAADGTSRARSAMCNICHTMQPADQVALFTARKAGSAGEHGDSVGTYMCADLSCHENVRLAMPLAPSEMRASVDRRIDGTRRRAESFVDRVLEPMRTGA; this is translated from the coding sequence ATGCGCCCCATGACCGAGTCCGACGTCCGCGAGTCGCTCGCGAACGCCACCGCAGACGAGCTCAAGATCGTGACGATGCCGCACGATTTCCTGCTCACCGACTGGGACCATCTCGACTTCCTCGCCTGGCGCGATCCGCGCGCCAAGGGTCGCGGGTACGTGATCGCCGAGCTCGACGGTCAGCCGGCCGGAGTGATCGTGCGTGCCGCCGACGGCACGTCGCGCGCACGCTCCGCGATGTGCAACATCTGCCACACGATGCAGCCGGCCGATCAGGTCGCGCTCTTCACCGCGCGCAAGGCCGGCAGCGCGGGGGAGCACGGCGACAGCGTCGGCACTTACATGTGCGCCGACCTGTCCTGCCACGAGAACGTCAGACTGGCGATGCCGCTCGCGCCCAGCGAGATGCGGGCGAGCGTCGACCGGCGCATCGACGGTACGCGCCGGCGGGCCGAGTCGTTCGTCGACCGCGTGCTCGAGCCGATGCGGACCGGCGCATGA
- a CDS encoding YajQ family cyclic di-GMP-binding protein produces the protein MADSSFDIVSKVDHQEAENALNQARKEIEQRYDFKGTGASVEWSGDSVLIKANSEERAKAVLDVFQSKLIKRGISLKSLESGEPFASGKEYRIVSTIKDGISSENAKKISKIIRDEGPKGVKSQIQGDELRVQSKSRDDLQEVQRLLKAADLEVDLQFINYR, from the coding sequence ATGGCTGATTCCTCTTTCGACATCGTGAGCAAGGTCGACCACCAGGAGGCGGAGAACGCCCTCAACCAGGCGCGCAAGGAGATCGAGCAGCGCTACGACTTCAAGGGGACCGGCGCCTCGGTGGAGTGGAGCGGCGACTCCGTCCTCATCAAGGCGAACTCCGAGGAGCGCGCGAAGGCCGTCCTCGACGTGTTCCAGTCGAAGCTGATCAAGCGCGGCATCTCGCTCAAGAGCCTCGAGTCGGGTGAGCCCTTCGCCAGCGGCAAGGAGTACCGGATCGTCTCGACGATCAAGGACGGCATCTCTTCGGAGAACGCGAAGAAGATCAGCAAGATCATCCGCGACGAAGGCCCCAAGGGCGTCAAGTCGCAGATCCAGGGCGATGAGCTGCGCGTGCAGTCCAAGAGTCGCGACGACCTTCAGGAGGTTCAGCGCCTGCTGAAGGCCGCCGACCTCGAGGTCGACCTGCAGTTCATCAACTACCGCTGA
- a CDS encoding alpha/beta hydrolase fold domain-containing protein yields the protein MSSPRDVPLRAADHDFRVRVYPADEPLGATLVWLHGGAFMFGSLEMAEADQVGRRLSAVGITVVSVDYTLAPLDGARAFGGAPDDVPDDPEPDRPRARFPVASLQTVAAFDWAVEHARDFGGDPERVALGGASAGANLSAAATMRLRDRGTGLPHVLALVYPSPHDGILPPNDELAGLLAQVPPEFIFTPEIRSAINRNYLPDAHDPDGYAFAGGHDVTGFPPVLIVNAELDSLRASGEAFAAELAAASVDVHVERQRGALHGYLDEIGHPAAERTLALLADAVAPVDPRV from the coding sequence ATGAGCAGCCCCCGCGATGTGCCCCTGCGCGCCGCCGACCACGACTTCCGGGTGCGGGTCTATCCGGCCGACGAGCCGCTCGGCGCGACGCTCGTCTGGCTGCACGGCGGAGCCTTCATGTTCGGCAGCCTCGAGATGGCTGAGGCCGATCAGGTGGGACGGCGACTGAGCGCCGTCGGCATCACCGTGGTGTCGGTGGACTACACGCTCGCTCCGCTGGACGGCGCCCGGGCCTTCGGGGGAGCGCCGGACGACGTCCCGGATGATCCCGAACCCGACCGGCCGCGAGCGAGGTTCCCCGTGGCGTCGCTGCAGACGGTCGCGGCCTTCGACTGGGCCGTCGAGCACGCGCGGGACTTCGGCGGCGACCCCGAGCGGGTGGCGCTGGGCGGTGCGAGCGCCGGTGCGAACCTGTCGGCCGCCGCGACGATGCGCCTGCGCGACCGCGGCACCGGCCTGCCGCACGTGCTCGCTCTCGTCTACCCGTCGCCCCACGACGGGATCCTGCCGCCGAACGATGAGCTGGCAGGGCTGCTCGCGCAGGTGCCGCCCGAGTTCATCTTCACCCCGGAGATCCGCTCCGCCATCAACCGCAACTACCTGCCCGACGCTCACGACCCCGACGGGTACGCCTTCGCGGGCGGGCACGACGTGACCGGCTTCCCGCCGGTGCTCATCGTCAACGCCGAGCTCGACAGCCTGCGTGCGTCCGGTGAGGCTTTCGCGGCGGAGCTCGCCGCGGCAAGCGTCGACGTGCACGTCGAGCGCCAGCGGGGCGCCCTGCACGGCTACCTCGACGAGATCGGCCACCCGGCCGCCGAGCGGACGCTGGCCCTGCTCGCCGACGCTGTCGCGCCCGTCGATCCCCGTGTCTGA